The sequence below is a genomic window from Henriciella marina DSM 19595.
TCCTCGTCGCTGCGCCGCACACGTCGAACTGGGACGGCTTCTGGATGCTCATGGCAGCCGGCTACTACCGGGTGAAGCTGAGATGGATGGGCAAGAAGTCGCTTGTCGATCACCCGTTTGGCGGCTTCATCCGCTGGCTCGGCTGCGTGCCTGTCGACCGGACCGCCGCGGGCGAATTCGTCGACCAGATGGCCGACGCCTTTAAGGCTGCCGACAGGCTTGTTCTCGCCGTCGCCCCTGAGGGCACGCGCGCCGGTACCCCGATCTGGAAGAGCGGTTTCTATCGCATCGCCCTTCGCGCAAACGTCCCCTTGCTGATCACGGTTCTGGACTATGGATCACGCACCATAACGGTGCGCGGCCTCTTCCAGCCGACCGGCGATTATGAAGCCGACCTGCCGGCCATCCGGGCAAAGTACGCCGACGCCAAGGGCCGGCACCGCGCGAAGTTCTCGGTATCTGACGACTGATGCCTCAGCCTGGCTTGGAGACTTCGAGCACCAGCTTGCCGAGATTCTTGCCTGTGAAGAGCCGCTCCAGTGATGTTGGCGCGTTCTCCAGCCCCTCGACGATGTCGGTCTCGAACTTGATCTTGCCTTCCATCAGCCAGCCGGCCATGGCCTGCATGCCTTCAGCGAACCGCTCGATATAGTCGGTCACGATAAAGCCTTTCAGCGTGACGTGACGCATCAGCAGCATGGAGAAGTTATAAGGCCCCGGTACCGGCTCGGTCGCATTATAGGATGAGATCAGGCCACAGAGCGGCATGCGCGCGAAATCGTTGAGGCGCATCAGGATCGTATCCATGATCTCGCCGCCAACATTCTCGAAATTGATATCGATGCCGTTCGGACAATGCCGGTCCAGCGCTTCGCCAACATCTTCGCGCTTGTAATTGATGGCGGCGTCGAACCCGGCGGTTTCCGTCAGCCACTTGCACTTCTCGTCAGAGCCAGCAATGCCCACTACATGGCAGCCTAGTATCTTCGCGATCTGCCCGACCATGGAACCAACCGCGCCAGCTGCGGCCGACACAACCACTGTCTCACCGGCCTTGGGCTTGCCGATGTCCATCAGGCCGAAATACGCCGTCATCCCGGTCATCCCGATAGGGCCCATGAACGCGGTCAGTGGCACGCCCGGCAGGTCAGGCAGCTTGTTGACCTCAGCGCCTGGCTTCACCTGGTAAAGCGACCACTGGCCGAGACCCGTATTCACGACATCGCCAGCCTCAAGCCCATCGAAACGGCTTTCTTCAACGACGGAAATGCCACCTCCGCGCATGGGATCGCCGATGCCAACCGGCGGCATGTACTGTTCGCGGTCCGACATCCAGATCCGGTTCGTCGGATCCAGCGACAGATAGATGGTACGCAGGCAGACCTCGCCCTCTTTCAACGCAGGAACCGGGTTTTCGACCAGATCAAGGTCGCTTTCCGAAACGTCTCCAACTGGTCGCTTTTTCAGGATCCAGGTCTTGTTCATTCGTGCCATTTCAAGCTCCTCCCGCTCAAACAGACGCCGCGCGCATTTTACTGGCGCAGCCGATCTGCAGGTTGAAGCGCACAAACCGGTCCAGGATCAATGCTGACCTCACGGGAAGCTGCCCGCGCGAACGGCTCAGTTTGTGGGGCCGGTCACCAACTCGATCGGAATGTCGTAGTGGCGCGCGCAGAACTGGCAGTCGATGCCGAGCGTGCCATCGCCTTCCGCCATTTCCAGCAGCGACTCGTCCGGCATCCCTGACAGGGTCTGGCGCAGCCTTTCTTCATTACAGGTGCAGGCGTCATCGACAGGCTCAGGCGACTGCATGCGCACCCCGCCCTCATGGAACAGCCTGAACAGGAGGTCCTGCGCAGACAGTTCTTCCGAGCAGAGCTCGTCTGGTTCCAGCGTGGCAAAAAGGGCTTTCGCCTCACGCCAGCCATCTTCGGTGTCGCCGCGCAGATCATCGCCCGCCATCTTCTGGATCATCATGCCGCCTGCATGCCAGTCGCCTGCCGCATCGCGCCGGACAGCCAGCGCCAGACAGGTCTTCACCTGCTGCGACTGGCGGAAATAGTCTTCTGCGCATTCAGCCAGAGACCCTTTGTTCAGCGGCACAATGCCCTGATAGGGCTGCACCCTTGTGTCATCCTGAATGATGATGAGCGCCAGCGCGCCCTGCGGCCCGAAGAGCTGCGGCATATGGGGCTTGGCGCCCTTGTTGACCTTCTCCAGATAGGCCCAGCGTTCGGGTTCGAATTTCGAATAGGCCCGCACACCGCCATCGGTTCGGTATTCACCGACCAGCATCGAGACCGGTCCATCGCCTTCGGCCTGCGCCAGGATGCGGCCCTCAAACTTCATCGCGGACCCGACCAGCGTCGACAGCAGAAGCGCTTCGCCAAGGATTTCTCCAAGATGGTCTGGATAGGCATGGCGCTGCAGGATCGGCGAGAGCGATCTTGGTCCCATACGCACAATACGGCCCGTGATTGGCAATTTGTCCGACGTGAAGCCAGCGATGAAGTCGTCCGGATTAGATGACAGTGAGCTCACTGAATTTTCCTCTGGGCTGCTGCTGCGCCACCATGTGGCGGCGGCCATGGCGCGAGACAAGCGGCCCCCTGCAGACGCTGACGCCCTGTGCGTTCGCGTGGGCGTTGAGCGAATAGATGAAATCTCGTCTATCTGCGAAAGCCCGATTTAAGCTCAGTTGGATAGGCCTAACCCTCGGTAGATTGACGAGGCCCCGCCCGTGCTGTCCAGATTGCGCTCTTTTCTGTCGCTCGATTCAACAGAGATCGAGGTGAATCGCGCTCGCTACAACGCGCTGAGCAAGCAGGTCCCGCTGATGTACGGCATCCTGTCGATCAACGTGATCGGCCTGTCGGTGACCCATTTTGGGTCTGATGCGCCAATCCTGATGACCATGATCCTCCCTGTGGCGATGGTGGCATTCATGCTGGCGCGGACCGTGAAATACATCAGCACTGACAACAATTCGATGTCCGACGAGGAAATTGTTCGGAGCTTGCGGACAACCTTGAACCTGGTCGTGCCGATAGGCGCGCTGTTCGGCGTCTGGGGCATCCTGTTTCTGCCCTATGGCGACGCTGGCCAAAACGCACAGGCGATCTTCTTCAACGCCGTTTCAGTATCTGCTTGCGCTTTCTGTCTCGCGCATCTTCGCCAGGCGGCGATACTCGTACTTGTAACCGTCACACCGCTCACCTGCGTCGTTCTGATCCTTGAAGGGTCACTGGCCTACACCTCTCTTGCCTTGAACCTTGTCCTGGTCTCGGTGGTTCTCAGCTACATCCTGATCAATATCGAGCGAGACTTCGTTCAGATGATCAACCAGAAGACAGAGCAACGCGAGCACCAGAAGAAGCTTCAGGCCCTCTATGAGGAAAATCACCGCCTCGCGAACACTGACAGCCTGACCTCGCTCCCGAACCGGCGGCAGTTCCTGTCCAAAATCGATGACCTCGTTGATCAATGCGGGAAGGAAAAGTCCAGCTTCGTGGTCGCATTGCTTGATCTTGATGGGTTCAAGGCCATCAATGACGTGTTCGGCCACCCGGCCGGGGACGCGGTACTCATTGAAACATCGGCACGTCTGACCAGTGTCCTTGAGGGAAGGGACGTCACCGTGGCCCGTCTGGCGGGCGATGAGTTCGGCCTCCTGATGCGTAGACCCGGCAGCGACGAAGAAGTTATCTGGCTCGCCCGCAAGGCTTGCGAAGCCCTTCGCGAACCTTTCTCCTTCGATGAGGGCACCGCGAACCTCTCTGCAACGATTGGCCTGGCCCGTTTTCCAGACAGCGCTGAAACTCGTAGCCATCTCTTCGACCGGGCCGACTACGCCCTCTATTTTGCAAAGCAGCATCAGAAGTCTGAACCGGTTTTCTTCTCACAGGACCATGAACGGCTGGTCTTTGAGACCAGTGCGCTCGAACACGCGCTGCGCCACGCGGATCTGGAAACAGAAATGTCGGTGGAATTCCAGCCTTCGCTCGACCTCAAGGCGGGGCATACATGCGGCCTCGAAGCCCTCGCGCGATGGTATTCGCCGACGCTCGGTCATGTCCGGCCGGATCGCTTCATTGATATCGCAGAGAATACAGGCGTCATCGGGCGGCTGACGGAAGTGCTTTTCCGCAAGGCCATCCGCGAAGCCTGCCTCTGGCCAGACCATCTGACGCTCAGCTTCAATCTGTCTGCCGTCAGCCTGAACACGCCACGAGCCGTCACCCGCCTGCTTTCAATGGCCGAACAGTTCGGCTTTCCGTTCAACCGGCTGATCTTCGAGATTACCGAGTCGGCCGTTCTGAAAGACTTCGAGAGCGCGCTTGAAGTGCTCGAAGAAATCAAGGCTGCCGGCGCCCGCATCGCCATTGATGATTTTGGCACCGGCTTCTCAAGCCTGGCTTATGTGCACCGTCTGCCGATCGACGCGCTCAAGGTCGACCGCAGCTTCGTGCGCGATCTCCCACAAAGCGAGAAGAGCACGAACGTGCTTCGCTCCATCCTCGACCTTTGCGAGAATATGAGCCTCAATTGCGTTGTTGAAGGCGTTGAGACCCAGGAACAGTTCGACCTCATCAGCGATCTCGGTGCCAGCCAGATACAGGGCTATTACTACAGCAAGCCTCTCTCGGCTGGAGACGCCCATATGGTTCTCCAGATCGAGTTTGAATCAATCATGCTGCACCGCGCCGCAAGCTGATCTTACCGGACCCAGGCCCCTGGCGCGTTGGTCCGGTAACCGAGCGCGCGGTACGCGGCATCGATGAGGGATTGCCCCCTCTCATTCATCAGCAACCCCTGCCCCATCTGTGACATCGTATAGCTGAACGCCAGACCGCATTCAGGGTCGGCGAAACCAATATGACCGCCCGCCCCGACATGACCGAATGCGTCGCGCCCGATAATCGCAGACTGGGCCTGAGCGCCTTCCAGACCGCGATTGTCCATCGATTTCATGAAGCCCGATGCAAACCGCGTCGGCACCAGCAAGGTCGCATCGCGCTGGGTCGCTGTCGACACCATCGACATCGCTGCCACCCTGTCCTTTGAAACCAGTGAGCCATCGTTGACCGCTAGCGGCGTATACATCGCAACCTGCCCACGAGCGTTGGAGATGCCGCCTGCCCCGCCGATCTCAGCCCGGTGGGCATCCGCGTCATTGGCGCCCCATCCGCCATTATTGGCAAAGGACAGCGCCTGGATTGAGGTTGGATCTCCCATGAGAAGTCCGGCGAAATCAGACAGCTGGTCGCCCTTCTGCGGTATATAAGGAAGGATGGCTGCCATATGTGGCTCCACCCCATCCGGTAGCCCGATCCAGAAATCCGCTCCCGTCGGCCCGGCGACCTCATCGGCGAAGAACTGGCCCAGCGACTTGCCTGAAACCCGGCGGACAAGCTCACCGACCGTCCAGCCAAAATTGACCATGTGATAGCCATTGCGGGTGCCCGGCTCCCACCAGGCCGGCTCATCTTCCATCCGCTTGATCATGTAATCCCAGTCCAGGAACCCGCCGGGCTTCACCGGCTCGCGCAGGGCCGGGATGGCGCTCTCATGGTTTAGCATCATCTGGACCGTGGTCTTCTCCTTGCCGTTCTTGGCGAATTCCGGCCAGTATTTCGAGACCGGCGCCTGAAGCTCCAGCTCGCCGCGGTCGATCAGGATATGCGCTGAGATCGCCGTCGCGGCCTTTGTACAGGAAAAGATGATGGAGACGGTGTCCTCGCGCCACGGGTCCTGCGTTTTCACATCGGCGACACCGCCCCAGAGGTCGACCAGCCTTTCACCGCCGACACTCAGGCAAACCGACGCGCCCTTCTCGCCGCGCTCTTTGAAATTGCGCTCGAACTCCTCGCGCAGCTCAGCAAATTTCGGCTCGCAATGGCCCTGAACCTGTCCAGACATGATGCTCGTTCCTCCCTGCCGTTTTGAGGCGGATATGAAACGAGCGACCTCGCCTTATCAAGCAGAGAGATTTCTGACGTCGGGTTAGCGGAAGAAGACAAGATAGGTGGCAAAGCCGGCAAACAGCAGAAGCCCGCCGATAAAGATCTCGACATCGTACTTCTTGAGAAGGTCCTCGGCACGTTGGCCGACGATCATGACCAGAAGCGCAATGACGAGAAACCGGATCGAACGTGACGCCGTTACCGCAACGGTGAAGAGCAGCACTGAAAAGCCTGCAGCACCCGCAGCGGCGACGCCGATCTGGAAGGGAAACGGCGTTACGCCGATCATGAACAGCGTCGTGAAACCATTATTGTTCAGCTTCTGGAGCGTCGCATCATAGGTCTCCTGAGCGCCAAAGAACGAGATCATCGGTTGCATCAGATCGTCGGCCAGAACCGCCCCAAGCCAGTAGATCAGCAGACCGCCAAGCACATTTCCAAGCAGCAAGGCCAGAGCGACAAGCCAGGCCTGCTTGCGCCTCATAACCATCATCGGAATGTAGACAGGCTCCATCGGCACAAGGACGAAACTGCCCTCCAGAAAGCCCACAAGTATGGCAATCGGATAATAGAGCGGGCCCTTGGCCCACGACTTGATACGCCCCCTGAGCGATTGTGACTGATCGTCGGTTCTGGCTGACATGAGTCACAAACGAGCGATGCAACAGAGGTGTTCCGGTGCTCACTTGTCAGAAGACGGAGATCCTTCATCTGGAACCTGAAATGAACGGGTGATCAGAGCCGACAGGCCATATCAAGACCGGCCTCGATGAGCGCCCCATTAACCGCGCTGACGTGCGAGACCCTTTTAGGTTTGACAGAATGGCGCTTCGCTTGAAGCATCATTGACGCGCCCCTCCTTTGGCCTACCTGCGCTCTGACTTCACTGAGGACGATCACGACCGATGGCCGAGACAACGCTGGAAAAAGCCTACGGGATGCTGACATCGGATGATGATGGCCGTGTCTGCCGGGATATTCCCGAAAGCGCCTGCAATCATCAGCCGAAGAACTTCCTGACCCATATTATCTCCCTCGGGGCGACGAAGACAGCTGACGGCCTTATCGACCCAAAGCTCGTCCTGTCCTGGCTCCTGACGCAACTCGGGGCACCCGCCGCCTTTATCGGCCTGCTCGTTCCGGTGCGGGAAGCGGGCGCCCTCCTGCCTCAACTTCTGACCGCGGCCAGCCTGAGAAAGCTCGCCCAGCGCAAATGGGCTTGGAGCGCCGGCAGCGCCGTGCAGGGCGCAAGCGCTGCAGCAATTGCGCTCTCTGCGATCTTTCTCGAAGGCGCCGCCGCGGGATACGCCATCGTTACAGCTTTGGCGGTGCTCGCCCTCGCCCGCAGCGTCTGTTCAGTCACCTATAAGGATGTTCTCGGAAAGACCGTGTCGAAGGCACGGCGCGGCACGGCCACCGGCACCGCCAGCTCTACCGCCGCTCTCTTCGTCATCATATTTGGCGTCACCCTCGCCAGCGGCTGGCTCAATCGTATGCCTATCGTGATTGCCGGCCTCTTCGTCGCCTCCGGCCTATGGATCGCTGCGGCGCTCTTATTCTCGACGCTTGAGGAAGAACCCGGCGCGACAGAAGGCGGGGCCAACCCACTTGCAGCGGCCCGGGAGAATTTCGGCCTGCTCGCAAAGGACGCCCAGCTTCGCCGTTTCATTGCGACCCGCGGTCTTCTCATTTCAACAGCGCTCGCCCCGCCCTTCATGGTTGCGCTTGGCGCGCCAGACGGAACCGAAAACGCATTTGGAGGCCTGGGGCTTCTGGTCATCGCATCTGCAGGCGCGGCGCTCGTCAGCTCTTACGTCTGGGGCCGCCTCGCCGACCGGTCCAGCCGCAAGGTCCTTGTCTTTTCGGCCATTGCCGCAACCATCGCACTCGCCGCAACGCTCACGCTCAATGCTCTTGGATTGCTCGAAGCGGTCTGGGCCCTGCCGGCTATGATCTTTGCGCTCATGCTCGCCTATCAGGGCGTCCGGCTCGGCCGCTCCACGCACCTTGTCGATATGGCAACCGAACAAACGCGCGCCGCCTACACCGCGCTCTCGAATACGATCATCGGCTTACTTCTGGCCCTTGGCGGCGCGTTTAGTCTGCTGGCAGAAACCGCAGGCGTCCCCGTCGTCCTTGGCGTTCTGGGGGCCATGAGTGCGCTATCGGTACTGGTCGCGCTCGGACTTGAGGAAGTGCAGGCCGAAAACGCCTAGGTAATCGCAGGCGCTATCCGGTCATCGTCATCGCCAGCGGTTTCCTCAGTGCTCTCGGCCGCCCCATCGGTCGTTTCTTCCTCCGGAATGGCATCGGGCGCGTCACAGGCATCGGTTGGTTCGTCGAGGACATCGTGCACGATTGCATTGTCGTCAGGGTCGCACTCGGTCCGCCCCTGAAGGAAGGTATCGAGCCAGGACAGCTCATTCGTGCGCTCACTAAAGGCCTTCAGGGCGATGAGCATAGGGGTCGACAGAAACATGCCGACGAAGGACCAGAGCCAGGCCCAGAAGGCGAGCGAGAGAAAGACCGCCACCGCATTCAGCTTCAGGCGCCTGCCAACGAATACGGGCGTCATGAACTGGCCTTCGACCGTATTGATCAGCCAGTAGACGAATGGCGGTGCCAGCGTCATCAGCAGGCTGTCAAAGGTCACCAGTGCCATGACGAACGCGAAACCGATCCCGGCAAGCGAGCCGACATAGGGGATGAAATTCAGTGCAAACGCGATCACGCCAAAGAAAACAGGGTCGGGCATTCCGAGCGCCCACATCGCAAGGGCGATGGCAACGCCCAGCGCAAGATTGATCGCAAAGATCGTCAGGAAGTATGTCGAGAGCTGGTTTTCCACCTCACGCGCAATCCCGAGCGAGACTTTCTTGCGCGAAACCGTCGGCATGACCCGGACCAGCTTTTCATAGAACATGTCGCCGGAGCCGATAAGGAAGGTCGCCAGAACAATGGCCAGCGCGGCCTGGCCGAGAACATAGGGCGTTGTTTCGGCCCACAGGCTGAAGATGCCTTCCTCGCGCACGACAACGCGTTCGGGGCCCTGATTGCCCCCCTGCATTTGCTCGATCTGCTTGCCCGCCTCGCGGACCGGCTCGAGCACACCGGATATTTCCTGAAGCCGGGTCTGTATCCGGTTCATGATCTGCGGCTCATCGCTGAGAATGGCCGCGAGCGAATTGGAGATCACATAAAGCGTCGTGAATGCCGCGAGGCAGAACACGGTCATGATGATGGCAGCGGCAAAGGCCGGCCCGATACCGAGCCGGCCCAGGAACCTGCGGACCGGACTGAAGATCAGCGCCAGGAAAATGGCGAAGACGACCGGGATAAAGAAAGCCTGCGCAAAGGACAGCGCGCTGACCGACGCGAAAATGAAAAGGCCGATAATGGCCCAATGTGTATAGGCCGGCTCGACCTTGCCTGACAGAATACCTGTTTTCAAAGTCGCATCACCCGCCTTGCACCCGGCCCGGCCTGTCGCCTGAACCTCAACGCATAACGACCAGTCGACGCAGGCGTTCCGCCGGCGCGGCTTCTACTCTGCAGGCCTTGCTGCCTGTGCCTCGATTTCGACCCTCCATCCCGGCCGGATCAGACCGGAAACCTCGACCACAGCGCGCGCTGGCTTGTTTGGCTGCTCAGGCGTTCCAAAGAATTGCGAATAGCCTTCCATGAAGCCGGCAAAGTCCAGGCGCCCCTCATTGACCTCATCGCCAACCAGATAGACGCGCATCATGACGATATCGCCGAGCGACCATCCCGCGCCTTCCATCCGCTCGCGCATGGCTTCCAGCACGCTCTCGGTCTGGCGCTTGGTGTCGCCATAAGCCGCCCGGCTATTTGGGTCGGCTTCCGGGTCGACCACCTGCGGGACAATCCCGCTAACATACATCCCTTCGATATTCCCGCTCGTCTCGACCGCCATGGAAATCGGAAAGTCAGAGCCGGGTATGGCAATACGATTGATTGTGCCCGGCGTCGTCTCCCCCGCAGGTGCAGCCCCGCCGTCCGGCGCATCACTACCGCATGCGCCGAGCAGAAGACCTGCCACCGCCGATCCGGCCAATCCAACTTTTGTCCAGCTTTTCATCTCGCGTCCCCTAACCTGCTCTTGTTCTTTCGTGCACCTGCGCAATCGCATGGTGCGATGATCTTATAGCCGCTTCCATCCACGCGCCAATCGGGCTGAGATGCTGGCCGGCAAACACGATCGGGCCATCGCCGCCCATGACCGCATCGACCTGCGCCCTGCTCGGATGATCCTCGCCGCTCTCGCTTGCCCAGGCGCCCATCGAATAAGGCACATGTGCCCAGTTGACCCCAACGGGCCGGCCAAGCTGCACCGCCTTGCCAGGATGGATCCGGTCAACCGATGCGCGAGAGGCGGCAAATTGCTGGTCCCAGCCCATCGCGGCAAAGCGCTCCGACTGGCCGGCAAAATTATAGGTGCCGATCAGCACGCCGTCGCGCGACTGGAAGGATTGGCTTGGATACCAGGCCATGTTCGAGTCCGTGTCGACAAAGGATATCCCGCCATAGATGTGATCATCGGTCTCCCAGAAGCGCCGAGACTGCCAGGCAACCTTGCCAGCCGCCTCATAGCGGAACGCATTGATCCCGTCGCGCACAGGCTCCGACAGGCCGAGATTGAGCGACTGTACGACGGAGAATGGCAGCGTGCAGACACAGAAGTCGGCTTCGACGACCCCGCCCGTCCCGTCCTTCTGGTCATAAAGCACGCGGACGCCTTCATCGGTGCGACCAAGATAGCTGACCCGCACGCCGTATTCGATCTCGCCGCGCAATTTGGCGGCAAACGCATAGGGGATTGCATCCATGCCCCCCACCGGCTGCAGCATCGTCGCCTGCTGGAACAGCCCCTCGCTGAAGACGAGATTGAGTGCAATGGATCTGTCGGAGATCAGTTCGCGAAGCGGAATGGCGGCGCGGGCTTGCGACGCGGCATTGAGGACAGTTGGCTCCACCTCATAGCCGCTGCGGTCGCTGCCCTGATAGACGGACCCATCGCCGAGCGCGCCATAGACCGACAGAAAGTCGAGAAGCCGGGTCTTGTCTTCGCCAGTCAGATCATCGTCCAGCGCGCCTTGTCCGGCCACTTTGGAGAGAAGTTCGCTGACCCCGCCGCGGATATCATTGACCACCTGGCGGTGATCGACCGGCAGACCATTGCGCAGTTTCGAGCTGACGAATTTCGACGCCCCGCTTTCATTGATGAGCGCTTCGAGTTGTATCCCAAACTCGCGGCAGTAGTTCAGAACCCCGGTGTGAACCGATGGGATACGCGCAGCCCCGGCATTGAAATAATGCCCCGTGTCAAACTGGCAGCGCTGTGGCGGGAGGTGGTCATGTTCCATGACGCTGCCCCGGCGCACCGTCCAGACACGTCCGCCCGGCCGCTCGCGCGCATCTAGAACGCTCACCGAATACCCTGCCTGTTTCAGCTCATGGGCCGCGACCAGACCGGCAATGCCTGCGCCAAGAACCACGACCCGCCGCCCCGATCCCAGCATCGGCTCTGCTTCAGGCGGACCAGTATAAGGCCCGGCTTCCGCAACCAGGCCTAGCGCCTCCATGGCCGTATAGGCGCCGGCTACGCCCATGACCCTGGAAAAATTCCATATCACGTCGCGCCGGGAAATCGATCCGCTCATACTGGCGTCCCCCACAGTTGCAGCATACCCCGTGAGCGCCCAGTCCACCAGCGGAACCTCCTACATGAGGGCCTTGAGCGCTGATGTGACCGGATGTCTGGCACCCGCGCCCAGCTTCGCGGCTGGAAACGGAGCGACGGGAAGCGCGGTCCTGTCACTTGGATATCTTGGCAAATTCAAGCAGAACGCCCAGTTGACACAAAATTGTCATCCTGCGCGCCTGTTGACCGCGCCCGACCTGAGAACTCATTGATGAACACCCTCCCTATTCGCTGCGCCCGTCCCCTGCTTGCAGCTGCCACCGCCGCTCTCATGGCCTGCGGAGTTGCCCAAGCACAGAACACCTCTTCGGTTTCCGGACCCGTGGTCAGCGCCGGCGACCGCGAAGTGGAATACAGGTTCGGTTGGGTTCCGGGCGAAGACGGCCGCGGTGACAGCTTTGGCCACCGGTTTGACTATCGTCTCTCGGTCAATGAGCGAACCAGTCTGAAGGTCGCCACAAATTTCGAGGACAATCCGGGGGAGGATATCCGCTTCGACAATATCAATGTCGAATACCTCATCGAACTCTCGCCCGAAGATGCCGACATCTGGAAGACCGGTATCCGCTTTGACGCCCGCGTGTCCAACGGCCCCGATCCAGAGCGGATTGGCTTCAACTGGCTCAATCAGTGGCAGCTGTCAGACAGGCTTCGCGCCCGGGCCCAACTCATCGCGACGCGCCAGCTCGGCTACAACGGCCGCAAATCCATCGATTTCGAGGTTCGCTCCAGCCTGAGCTGGAAGATCGGCGCCGATCATGACATCGCCCTGCTGAGCTTCACCAATCTCGGCTCGAGCGATGATTTCAGCGTTGGCGGGCGCGTCCAGCAGGCTGGCCCTGCTTTGTCAGGCAAGCTTGGCAACGGCTATGGCTGGACGGCAGGCACGCTCTTTGGCCTCTCGGATGCCGCCCCTGAGAACGACATCCGGCTCTGGATCACCAAAAGCTTCTAGGCGTGCGCTAGTCGAACACCACGACCTGGCGGGCGACCGTGCCTTTGTTGTCCTTCAAATTCTGAAGCGCGCCCGTAATGCCATCAAGCCCGATCCGGTCGGACACGAGATCATCAAGATGGAGCCTGCCCTGCTTGTAGAGCTCGATCAGACGCGGGAAATCGACCCGGAACCGGTTCGACCCCATCACGGCGCCCTGCAGCCGCTTTTCGGTGACCAGCAGCTCGATGCCCGGCACCTCGATGTTCACGCCG
It includes:
- a CDS encoding AI-2E family transporter; its protein translation is MKTGILSGKVEPAYTHWAIIGLFIFASVSALSFAQAFFIPVVFAIFLALIFSPVRRFLGRLGIGPAFAAAIIMTVFCLAAFTTLYVISNSLAAILSDEPQIMNRIQTRLQEISGVLEPVREAGKQIEQMQGGNQGPERVVVREEGIFSLWAETTPYVLGQAALAIVLATFLIGSGDMFYEKLVRVMPTVSRKKVSLGIAREVENQLSTYFLTIFAINLALGVAIALAMWALGMPDPVFFGVIAFALNFIPYVGSLAGIGFAFVMALVTFDSLLMTLAPPFVYWLINTVEGQFMTPVFVGRRLKLNAVAVFLSLAFWAWLWSFVGMFLSTPMLIALKAFSERTNELSWLDTFLQGRTECDPDDNAIVHDVLDEPTDACDAPDAIPEEETTDGAAESTEETAGDDDDRIAPAIT
- a CDS encoding RidA family protein, with translation MKSWTKVGLAGSAVAGLLLGACGSDAPDGGAAPAGETTPGTINRIAIPGSDFPISMAVETSGNIEGMYVSGIVPQVVDPEADPNSRAAYGDTKRQTESVLEAMRERMEGAGWSLGDIVMMRVYLVGDEVNEGRLDFAGFMEGYSQFFGTPEQPNKPARAVVEVSGLIRPGWRVEIEAQAARPAE
- a CDS encoding NAD(P)/FAD-dependent oxidoreductase, which codes for MSGSISRRDVIWNFSRVMGVAGAYTAMEALGLVAEAGPYTGPPEAEPMLGSGRRVVVLGAGIAGLVAAHELKQAGYSVSVLDARERPGGRVWTVRRGSVMEHDHLPPQRCQFDTGHYFNAGAARIPSVHTGVLNYCREFGIQLEALINESGASKFVSSKLRNGLPVDHRQVVNDIRGGVSELLSKVAGQGALDDDLTGEDKTRLLDFLSVYGALGDGSVYQGSDRSGYEVEPTVLNAASQARAAIPLRELISDRSIALNLVFSEGLFQQATMLQPVGGMDAIPYAFAAKLRGEIEYGVRVSYLGRTDEGVRVLYDQKDGTGGVVEADFCVCTLPFSVVQSLNLGLSEPVRDGINAFRYEAAGKVAWQSRRFWETDDHIYGGISFVDTDSNMAWYPSQSFQSRDGVLIGTYNFAGQSERFAAMGWDQQFAASRASVDRIHPGKAVQLGRPVGVNWAHVPYSMGAWASESGEDHPSRAQVDAVMGGDGPIVFAGQHLSPIGAWMEAAIRSSHHAIAQVHERTRAG